The following coding sequences are from one Photobacterium angustum window:
- a CDS encoding electron transfer flavoprotein-ubiquinone oxidoreductase, translating to MAEEESAQDSISFDVLIVGAGPAGLASAIQLAQLAKEHQRPFSIAVIEKSAEIGGHILSGALFDPHALNELLPNWQDTDCPVRTKVKYDDFYWLTNSQSIFSIPPLLRPKVFENHDHYIISLSELCRWLAKQAELLGVEIYPGFCADKIQFEHQRSDSVTSDNADLPIYMSTVKGITTKAMGLDKQGNKKENYQPSMLINARYTIFAEGSRGHLGKALIKQLKLDKHKQPQHFALGIKEIWQVPKQQHQQGRVVHSLGWPLSESSSTGGAFMYHLDDSHIAVGLITDLNYRNPYLSPFDEFQRLKHHPLFAQVLQNGKRIEYGARAITKGGLASLPKQSFQGGVLIGCDAGTLNMNKLKGCHTAMKSGMLAASAVYSELIRDHTHTEPCYNALFESSWLYDELHQARNTTANIHKFGQLTGAIATYLEQSLFSGRAKWQLNNNVPDHACLLPISKANKINYPKPDNQLSFDKTSSLYLASISHPDDQPCHLHLQDLQIPISQHLKAFDEPSQRYCPAGVYEVITENNQAKFQINAGNCLQCKACDIKDPSQNISWTPPESGSGPNYRKM from the coding sequence ATGGCAGAGGAAGAAAGTGCTCAAGACAGTATCTCTTTTGATGTTTTAATAGTCGGCGCAGGACCTGCCGGGCTTGCTAGTGCTATCCAGCTTGCTCAATTAGCTAAAGAGCATCAACGCCCATTCTCTATTGCTGTAATAGAAAAAAGTGCCGAAATCGGCGGACATATTTTATCTGGCGCCTTGTTTGATCCCCACGCACTCAACGAATTATTACCAAACTGGCAAGATACTGATTGCCCAGTCCGCACCAAAGTAAAATATGATGATTTTTATTGGTTAACAAACTCACAATCAATATTTTCAATCCCACCTTTATTACGTCCAAAAGTGTTTGAAAATCACGACCATTACATTATTAGTTTAAGTGAGTTATGCCGTTGGCTAGCAAAACAAGCCGAACTATTGGGTGTCGAAATCTACCCAGGCTTTTGCGCTGACAAAATACAGTTTGAACACCAAAGGAGTGACAGCGTAACAAGCGATAATGCCGATTTACCCATTTATATGAGCACCGTAAAGGGGATTACAACCAAAGCAATGGGATTAGACAAACAAGGTAACAAAAAAGAAAACTATCAACCCAGTATGCTGATTAACGCGCGTTACACTATTTTTGCCGAAGGTAGTCGAGGGCATTTAGGAAAAGCACTAATAAAACAACTTAAGCTCGATAAGCACAAACAACCGCAACATTTCGCATTAGGGATAAAAGAAATTTGGCAGGTTCCCAAGCAACAGCATCAACAAGGAAGAGTTGTGCATAGTTTGGGGTGGCCACTAAGCGAATCAAGTTCAACAGGTGGCGCTTTTATGTACCATCTTGATGATAGCCATATCGCAGTGGGGCTTATTACCGACTTAAACTACCGTAACCCCTACCTTAGCCCGTTTGATGAATTTCAACGGCTAAAGCATCACCCTCTATTTGCGCAAGTTCTTCAAAACGGAAAACGAATTGAATACGGTGCAAGAGCTATTACCAAAGGTGGTTTAGCCTCTCTCCCCAAACAGTCATTCCAAGGCGGCGTATTAATAGGCTGTGATGCTGGTACCCTGAATATGAACAAATTGAAAGGCTGCCATACTGCAATGAAATCTGGCATGTTAGCGGCAAGCGCGGTATACAGTGAATTAATTAGAGATCATACCCATACCGAGCCTTGCTATAACGCTCTTTTTGAAAGCAGTTGGCTGTATGACGAACTCCATCAAGCGAGAAATACGACCGCAAATATCCATAAATTCGGCCAACTGACTGGCGCTATCGCAACCTATTTAGAACAAAGCCTATTTAGTGGTCGTGCAAAATGGCAACTGAATAACAACGTGCCTGATCATGCTTGCCTACTGCCTATATCAAAAGCAAACAAGATAAATTACCCGAAACCAGACAACCAATTAAGCTTTGATAAAACATCTTCACTCTATCTTGCTTCTATTAGCCACCCAGACGATCAACCTTGCCATCTTCACTTACAAGATCTTCAAATCCCAATAAGCCAACACCTAAAAGCGTTTGATGAACCTAGCCAACGTTACTGCCCTGCTGGCGTATATGAAGTAATAACAGAAAATAACCAAGCTAAATTTCAAATTAATGCAGGGAACTGTTTACAGTGCAAAGCCTGCGATATAAAAGACCCTTCTCAAAACATTTCTTGGACACCACCAGAAAGCGGATCTGGGCCTAATTATAGAAAAATGTAA
- the pflB gene encoding formate C-acetyltransferase, with the protein MTIPTTEMLEAWKGFSAGNWQQEVNTRDFIQTNYTPYEGDESFLADVTETTTSLWNTVLEGIKEESRTHAPVDFDTDLPSTITSHDAGYINKDLEKIVGLQTDKPLKRSIIANGGIRMVKNSCEVYGRKLDESVEKIFTDYRKTHNKACFDLYTKEILACRKSGIITGLPDAYGRGRIIGDYRRLALYGIDFLKADKQEQYKSTQAFLEQGNDLEKTLRLREELADQVQALEDIRQMGLKYGIDMSAPARTAQEAIQFTYFGYLAAVKSQNGAAMSLGRTSTFLDVFIERDIQNGLINEQEAQEMIDHFIMKLRMVRFLRTPEYDSLFSGDPIWATEAMAGMGVDGRTLVTKSTFRYLHTLHTMGPAPEPNMTILWSEQLPIAFKKYAAKVSIETSSVQYENDDLMRPDFNNDDYAIACCVSPQVVGKHMQFFGARANLAKGLLYTINGGIDEKSKAQVGPQVAKIEDEVLDFDSLMPRFDSMLDWLATQYVTALNIIHYSHDRYSYEASLMALMDRDVRRTMACGIAGLSVVADSLSAIKFAKVTPVRDEDGVAIDFNIEGDYPKFGNNDPRVDDIACDLVERFMKKIQKMHMYREAIPTQSILTITSNVVYGKKTGNTPCGRRAGMPFGPGANPMHGRDENGAVASLTSVSKLPFAYAKDGISYTFSIVPNALGKDEETQKQNLAALMDGYFHHEAAGATDGIEGGQHLNVNVLNRDMLLDAVEHPEKYPQLTIRVSGYAVRFNSLTREQQQDVISRTFTNKI; encoded by the coding sequence ATGACAATCCCTACTACAGAAATGTTAGAAGCGTGGAAAGGTTTTAGCGCGGGCAACTGGCAGCAAGAAGTTAACACTCGTGACTTCATCCAAACTAACTACACGCCTTATGAAGGGGATGAGTCTTTCCTAGCTGATGTTACAGAAACAACAACATCACTATGGAATACCGTTCTAGAAGGTATTAAAGAAGAAAGCCGCACTCACGCGCCGGTTGATTTCGATACTGATTTACCATCAACAATTACTTCTCACGATGCAGGCTACATCAACAAAGATCTAGAAAAAATCGTAGGTCTACAAACTGATAAACCACTTAAGCGTTCAATCATCGCTAACGGTGGTATTCGTATGGTGAAAAACTCATGTGAAGTATACGGTCGCAAGCTTGATGAAAGTGTAGAGAAAATCTTCACTGACTACCGTAAAACACACAACAAAGCATGTTTCGACCTATACACTAAAGAAATTCTAGCATGTCGTAAATCTGGAATTATCACAGGTCTTCCAGATGCTTACGGTCGCGGTCGTATCATTGGTGACTACCGTCGTCTAGCGCTATACGGTATTGATTTTCTAAAAGCTGACAAGCAAGAACAATACAAGTCAACTCAAGCATTCCTAGAGCAAGGCAATGATCTAGAAAAAACACTTCGCCTACGTGAAGAGTTAGCAGATCAAGTTCAAGCACTAGAAGACATCCGTCAAATGGGCTTGAAATACGGCATCGATATGTCTGCTCCTGCTCGCACAGCACAAGAAGCGATTCAGTTCACTTACTTTGGCTACCTAGCAGCGGTTAAATCTCAAAACGGCGCAGCAATGTCACTAGGTCGTACATCAACATTCCTTGATGTATTTATCGAGCGTGATATTCAAAACGGCTTGATCAACGAGCAAGAAGCGCAAGAGATGATCGACCACTTCATCATGAAGCTACGTATGGTTCGTTTCTTACGTACACCTGAGTACGATTCACTGTTCTCTGGCGACCCAATCTGGGCAACAGAAGCAATGGCTGGTATGGGTGTTGACGGTCGTACTTTAGTAACAAAGAGCACATTCCGTTACCTACACACACTACACACAATGGGTCCTGCGCCAGAGCCAAACATGACTATTCTTTGGTCTGAGCAACTCCCTATTGCCTTTAAAAAGTACGCAGCGAAAGTATCGATTGAAACATCATCTGTTCAATACGAAAACGATGATCTAATGCGACCTGATTTCAACAACGATGACTACGCAATCGCATGTTGTGTAAGCCCACAGGTTGTTGGTAAACACATGCAGTTCTTTGGTGCACGCGCTAACCTTGCAAAAGGTCTGCTATACACCATTAACGGCGGTATTGATGAAAAATCTAAAGCACAAGTTGGCCCACAAGTAGCGAAAATTGAAGATGAAGTATTAGACTTTGATTCACTAATGCCACGCTTTGATTCAATGCTAGATTGGTTAGCAACACAATACGTGACAGCACTAAACATCATCCACTACTCTCACGACCGTTACAGCTACGAAGCATCACTAATGGCATTAATGGATCGCGATGTACGCCGTACTATGGCATGTGGTATTGCAGGTCTTTCTGTTGTTGCTGATTCACTATCTGCAATTAAATTTGCGAAAGTAACACCAGTACGTGACGAAGATGGCGTAGCAATCGATTTTAACATCGAAGGTGACTACCCTAAATTCGGTAACAACGATCCACGTGTTGATGATATCGCTTGCGACCTTGTTGAGCGCTTCATGAAGAAAATTCAGAAGATGCACATGTACCGTGAAGCAATTCCAACACAATCAATCTTAACCATCACATCAAACGTTGTGTACGGTAAGAAAACAGGTAATACACCTTGTGGTCGTCGTGCTGGTATGCCTTTCGGCCCTGGTGCAAACCCAATGCACGGTCGTGATGAAAACGGTGCGGTTGCATCGCTAACATCTGTATCTAAACTACCATTTGCTTACGCGAAAGACGGTATCTCATACACCTTCTCTATCGTGCCAAATGCATTAGGTAAAGATGAAGAAACACAGAAACAAAACCTTGCAGCACTAATGGATGGTTACTTCCACCACGAAGCAGCAGGCGCAACAGATGGCATCGAAGGTGGTCAACACCTAAACGTGAACGTATTAAACCGTGACATGTTACTTGATGCTGTTGAGCACCCAGAGAAATACCCACAGCTAACAATTCGTGTTTCTGGTTACGCAGTGCGTTTCAACTCATTGACTCGTGAACAGCAACAAGACGTGATTAGCCGTACCTTTACTAATAAGATTTAA
- a CDS encoding C13 family peptidase — MLNAIIQLITSVPKLILIALSFAILSGCASKELLLAQPSLVEQQTSKLLPQRPNKTDLYFVGFAADSSQNVFSKEVKYAQQLFDNKFDTKGRSVTLINHSSTINEAPMATLSNLDNVLKNIGNTIEKNEDIVFLFLTGHGSFEKGLHSKFWPHHKELIKPKDLKKSLVESKIKWKVVVVSSCFSGQFANEIADLHTLVITASNPNQPSFGCTNTSEFTYFGEAFFKEQLAQNASFIMAFIAAKARITVKENKMGFENSQPMMITSKPIIDKLKEISQ, encoded by the coding sequence ATGTTAAATGCAATCATTCAGCTCATTACTTCTGTTCCTAAATTAATACTTATCGCACTTTCTTTCGCGATTCTTTCAGGCTGTGCGTCGAAGGAACTTCTACTAGCTCAACCATCTTTGGTTGAACAGCAAACTTCAAAATTATTACCACAACGCCCAAATAAAACAGACTTATATTTTGTAGGTTTTGCGGCAGACTCTAGTCAGAACGTATTTAGTAAAGAAGTTAAATATGCACAACAGTTATTTGATAACAAATTTGATACCAAAGGACGCTCTGTTACATTGATTAATCACTCATCAACTATCAATGAAGCTCCGATGGCTACACTATCGAATCTTGATAATGTATTAAAAAATATTGGTAACACTATCGAGAAAAATGAAGATATTGTTTTTCTTTTTCTGACTGGACATGGTTCTTTTGAAAAAGGCTTACACTCTAAATTTTGGCCGCATCACAAAGAGTTAATAAAACCCAAAGATCTTAAAAAATCCCTCGTTGAGTCAAAAATAAAGTGGAAAGTTGTCGTGGTTTCATCGTGTTTCTCAGGACAATTCGCTAATGAAATTGCAGATTTACATACTTTAGTTATTACAGCGAGTAATCCAAACCAACCATCATTTGGTTGTACAAACACCTCTGAATTTACTTATTTTGGTGAAGCTTTCTTTAAAGAACAGCTTGCACAAAATGCTTCATTTATAATGGCCTTCATCGCGGCAAAAGCCAGAATCACAGTTAAAGAAAATAAAATGGGATTCGAGAATTCACAACCAATGATGATTACGTCAAAACCTATTATCGATAAGTTAAAAGAAATATCTCAATAA
- the murP gene encoding PTS N-acetylmuramic acid transporter subunit IIBC, which yields MAKITASMIQEIITAIGGKANVIKCGNCMTRLRLTLKDDSLADRDSIKRITGVMGLVESDDQLQIVLGPGKAQTAAEMMNNMLDNDQVDETEVPKNNTDLKDVASAHKQQLKKKQTSAAQRFLSKFATIFTPLIPGFIAAGLLLGIATLLEQLFVTGQPSPSAHLLDLIAYMKVFSKGLFSFLSILIGYNAQQAFGGSGVNGAILASLFVLGYNPDATSGIFSGMNDFFGNGIDPRGNIIGVLIAAIIGAGVEKKVRQFIPDNLDMILTSMITLLIMGAVTFVIIMPIGGELFKGMSWLFINLNGNPFGSAILAGLFLISVMFGIHQGFVPVYFALMDAQGFNSLFPILAMAGAGQVGAALALYAKAKKESLLRVQVKGALIPGLLGIGEPLIYGVTLPRVKPFVTACVGGSAGGFFIGLVAYLGLPIGLNTVFGPSGIVALPLMTSSSGIFAGMAIFTIGLLIAYIVGFVATWFFGTKNVDLS from the coding sequence ATGGCCAAAATAACAGCGTCAATGATACAAGAAATAATCACTGCAATTGGTGGTAAAGCGAACGTTATCAAATGCGGTAATTGTATGACGCGATTACGCCTTACTTTAAAAGATGACAGTTTAGCGGATCGAGATTCAATTAAGCGCATTACAGGCGTGATGGGATTAGTAGAAAGCGATGATCAACTTCAGATCGTTTTAGGCCCAGGTAAAGCACAGACTGCAGCTGAAATGATGAATAACATGCTTGATAATGATCAGGTAGATGAAACTGAAGTACCTAAGAATAATACTGATCTGAAAGATGTGGCTTCTGCACATAAACAGCAATTAAAGAAAAAACAAACAAGTGCTGCACAACGCTTTTTGAGCAAGTTTGCAACCATATTTACGCCTTTAATTCCCGGTTTCATTGCCGCAGGGTTATTATTAGGTATAGCTACCTTACTAGAACAATTATTTGTGACTGGTCAGCCATCACCTAGTGCACATTTACTTGATTTAATCGCTTATATGAAAGTCTTTAGTAAAGGCTTATTCAGTTTCCTCAGTATTCTTATTGGTTACAACGCGCAACAAGCGTTTGGCGGTTCGGGGGTTAACGGTGCAATTTTGGCTTCACTGTTCGTACTCGGCTACAACCCAGATGCAACGTCTGGCATTTTCTCTGGAATGAACGACTTTTTCGGCAATGGTATAGATCCACGAGGCAATATTATAGGGGTTCTGATTGCTGCCATTATTGGTGCTGGCGTTGAGAAAAAAGTCCGCCAATTTATTCCAGATAATTTAGATATGATTTTAACTTCTATGATCACCTTGTTGATTATGGGGGCAGTGACCTTTGTGATTATCATGCCAATTGGTGGTGAGCTATTTAAAGGCATGTCATGGTTATTTATTAACTTAAATGGTAATCCATTCGGCAGTGCGATCTTAGCAGGTTTATTCTTAATTTCAGTAATGTTTGGTATCCACCAAGGTTTTGTTCCTGTTTATTTTGCACTTATGGACGCACAAGGGTTTAACTCACTTTTCCCGATTTTAGCCATGGCGGGAGCAGGGCAAGTAGGTGCAGCACTGGCTTTATATGCTAAAGCGAAAAAAGAATCTTTGTTACGTGTGCAGGTCAAAGGGGCGCTCATTCCTGGATTATTAGGTATCGGCGAGCCGCTTATCTATGGTGTGACATTACCACGGGTTAAACCTTTTGTTACTGCATGTGTGGGGGGCTCTGCTGGTGGTTTCTTTATTGGGTTAGTAGCGTACCTGGGATTACCGATTGGTTTAAACACAGTATTTGGTCCATCTGGTATTGTTGCTTTACCTCTAATGACCTCAAGTTCTGGTATCTTTGCTGGAATGGCAATATTCACCATTGGTTTGCTGATCGCTTATATTGTAGGTTTTGTAGCAACATGGTTCTTTGGTACGAAAAATGTCGATTTAAGTTAA
- the murQ gene encoding N-acetylmuramic acid 6-phosphate etherase, with amino-acid sequence MKIDLTTLVTESRNKDSENIDMLSTVEMLKVINQEDKKVALAVEAIIPEIAKVVDLIANAFQSGGRLIYTGAGTSGRLGILDASECPPTYGSNPDLVVGLIAGGHTAILKAVENAEDNVELGASDLQQVGFNEKDVLVGIAASGRTPYVLGAMNYAKSIGATVATLSCNANSAMTQIADISLTAVVGPEVVTGSSRMKAGTAQKLVLNMLTTGAMIRTGKVFGNLMVDVEATNAKLIQRQHNIVVEATGCSESKAAEALAQCNNHCKTAILMILLNIDAELAAAKLGKHNGFIRHALLDQE; translated from the coding sequence ATGAAAATTGACTTAACAACCTTAGTGACAGAAAGCCGAAATAAAGATAGTGAAAATATCGATATGCTATCAACGGTTGAGATGTTGAAAGTTATCAATCAAGAAGACAAGAAAGTGGCACTTGCAGTAGAAGCCATTATTCCTGAAATTGCCAAGGTTGTTGATCTTATCGCTAATGCTTTCCAATCTGGTGGACGTTTGATTTATACCGGTGCAGGTACGTCTGGTCGATTAGGTATTTTAGATGCCAGTGAATGTCCTCCTACATATGGCTCTAATCCCGACTTGGTGGTTGGTTTAATTGCTGGTGGACATACAGCGATTTTAAAGGCAGTTGAAAATGCAGAAGATAATGTTGAATTAGGAGCTAGTGACTTACAACAGGTTGGTTTTAATGAAAAAGATGTGCTTGTTGGTATTGCTGCAAGCGGACGTACGCCGTATGTCTTAGGTGCAATGAATTACGCAAAAAGTATCGGTGCAACCGTTGCTACATTAAGTTGCAATGCGAATAGTGCAATGACGCAGATCGCAGATATTTCATTAACAGCTGTTGTTGGACCTGAAGTGGTAACGGGCTCTTCAAGAATGAAGGCCGGTACAGCGCAGAAACTAGTACTAAATATGTTAACCACAGGGGCAATGATCCGAACTGGGAAAGTCTTTGGTAATTTGATGGTCGATGTTGAAGCGACCAATGCAAAACTTATTCAACGTCAACATAATATTGTGGTAGAAGCTACAGGGTGTAGTGAATCAAAAGCTGCAGAGGCATTGGCGCAGTGTAATAACCATTGTAAAACCGCAATCCTTATGATTTTACTTAATATTGATGCTGAGTTGGCGGCAGCAAAACTCGGTAAACATAATGGCTTTATTCGTCATGCACTTTTAGACCAAGAATGA
- a CDS encoding SIS domain-containing protein yields MSILERMQNQRSSLSSNGVKILDFILKDPASLSNYVSQDLAVKVGVSQSGVIKFAQRLGFKGFTALKLAIIEDLAHKNAILEPKRPIHNKIHSDDSSITIAQKLIQEKTHAMIATTNAINFSEFETIVKRLNQADRIQIVGIGGSALTAKDLTFKLLKLGITALTEQDTHVQIATANTLTKNDILIAISFSGKRREIIMAAQSAYDKGATVIALTNIKKSPLRQLAHYTIDTIADEKQFRSSSISSRTAQNVITDLLFMALLQLKSDDAKLLLSDISSVIDRI; encoded by the coding sequence ATGAGTATTTTAGAGCGAATGCAAAACCAAAGAAGTAGCTTGTCGAGTAATGGAGTGAAGATATTAGACTTTATTCTTAAAGATCCAGCTTCGTTAAGCAACTATGTCAGCCAAGATTTAGCGGTGAAAGTTGGCGTTTCTCAATCTGGCGTGATCAAATTTGCTCAACGACTTGGCTTTAAAGGGTTTACCGCTTTAAAACTTGCCATTATCGAAGATCTTGCTCATAAGAATGCAATCCTAGAACCCAAAAGACCTATTCATAACAAGATCCATAGCGATGATTCTTCAATAACGATTGCACAAAAGTTAATACAAGAGAAAACACACGCTATGATTGCGACAACCAACGCTATCAACTTTTCAGAATTTGAAACTATCGTAAAGCGGCTAAATCAAGCGGATCGTATTCAAATTGTAGGTATTGGGGGTTCAGCATTAACCGCCAAAGATCTCACCTTTAAGCTGTTAAAATTAGGTATTACTGCACTCACTGAACAAGATACACATGTGCAAATCGCAACAGCGAATACATTAACGAAAAACGACATACTCATCGCAATTTCATTTTCAGGAAAACGGCGCGAGATAATAATGGCAGCACAATCAGCTTACGACAAAGGCGCGACAGTCATTGCGTTAACAAATATAAAAAAGAGCCCCTTACGGCAATTAGCCCACTATACGATTGACACTATTGCCGATGAAAAACAATTTCGAAGCTCTTCAATTTCTTCGCGAACTGCACAGAATGTTATCACTGATCTACTCTTCATGGCCTTATTACAGCTTAAAAGCGATGATGCAAAACTACTTTTAAGTGATATATCATCAGTCATTGATAGAATTTAA
- a CDS encoding GNAT family N-acetyltransferase, with the protein MQQTIESQRLILRPFTLTDAERVANLLSDQRISDMTANIPYPYSVSDAHTWIQRHSNMFLSCTGIVYAIVLKQTMEVIGTVSFPKIENGVGVLGYWLGVPFWGNGYATEASSLLVSYMKEHRGLTQLQVTHLADNARSRSVINKLGVTYKGNQINHMQGKEREVCVYLSTL; encoded by the coding sequence ATGCAGCAAACGATAGAAAGCCAACGCTTAATTCTGAGACCATTTACGCTAACAGATGCTGAACGAGTAGCTAACTTGCTAAGTGATCAAAGAATTTCTGACATGACAGCAAATATACCTTATCCATACAGTGTGTCGGATGCACACACTTGGATTCAGCGGCATAGCAACATGTTCTTAAGCTGTACAGGTATTGTTTACGCCATCGTTTTAAAACAAACAATGGAAGTCATTGGTACGGTTAGTTTCCCGAAAATAGAAAATGGCGTAGGTGTGCTAGGGTACTGGCTGGGTGTTCCTTTTTGGGGGAATGGTTATGCGACTGAAGCGTCAAGTTTATTAGTTTCGTACATGAAAGAGCATCGTGGCTTAACACAGTTACAAGTAACCCATTTAGCTGATAACGCACGTTCAAGATCGGTTATCAACAAGCTTGGCGTCACCTATAAAGGTAATCAGATAAACCACATGCAAGGAAAAGAGCGTGAGGTTTGTGTTTACCTTTCTACATTATAA
- a CDS encoding arylamine N-acetyltransferase family protein, with product MNKEMLSAYLEKIGFQGNTSPDLTTLFALHQSQHSSIPFENLDIVNGRTVELDEDKIFNKLVYSNRGGYCFELNSLMNRVLKTLQFNVEKKLGRVHLTENPSGRGHLVNIVTFNEQQWLVDTGFGSNTPRAPLPIKFNQVLKVEEQTFRFIEDAFFGMMLQCKVQEQWINQYSLDMSYVCDGDIEYANHYASTHSNSRFTTQVVAVARTEHGNNILLNNRLKLTHADAVTETFINDVASFHQILKQHFGIDNPVQLEKFEQYLIIDK from the coding sequence ATGAATAAAGAAATGCTATCAGCTTATTTAGAAAAAATCGGTTTTCAAGGAAACACATCCCCTGATTTAACGACTCTATTCGCTCTGCATCAAAGTCAACATAGCAGTATCCCTTTTGAAAATCTTGATATCGTCAATGGTCGTACTGTCGAACTTGATGAAGATAAAATCTTTAATAAGCTCGTTTATTCGAATAGAGGCGGATATTGCTTTGAATTAAATAGCTTAATGAATCGCGTACTTAAAACGCTTCAATTTAATGTTGAGAAAAAGTTAGGTAGAGTCCACTTAACTGAAAATCCATCAGGTCGCGGGCATTTAGTCAATATTGTGACTTTCAATGAACAACAATGGCTCGTTGATACTGGTTTTGGTTCAAATACCCCCAGAGCACCACTACCAATTAAGTTTAATCAAGTGCTAAAAGTAGAGGAACAAACCTTTAGATTTATCGAAGATGCGTTCTTTGGAATGATGTTGCAATGTAAAGTTCAAGAGCAATGGATAAACCAATATAGCTTAGACATGAGCTATGTCTGTGATGGCGACATTGAATATGCCAATCATTATGCATCCACTCATAGCAACTCACGATTTACAACTCAAGTAGTTGCAGTAGCAAGAACAGAGCATGGCAATAATATTCTCTTAAATAATCGTTTGAAGTTAACTCATGCCGATGCCGTTACAGAAACTTTTATCAATGATGTCGCGTCTTTTCATCAAATATTAAAACAGCACTTTGGTATCGATAATCCAGTGCAATTAGAAAAATTCGAACAATACTTAATCATTGATAAGTAA